The following coding sequences lie in one Capnocytophaga stomatis genomic window:
- the rpsH gene encoding 30S ribosomal protein S8 produces MYTDPIADYLTRIRNANNARHRVVEIPASNLKKEITKILFDQGYILSYKFEDNAVQGTIKIALKYDKITKEPVIKHIERASRPGLRKYAGADNLPRVLNGLGIAIISTSKGVMTGKKAKELNVGGEVVCYVY; encoded by the coding sequence ATGTACACAGATCCTATAGCAGATTATTTAACAAGAATTAGAAATGCGAATAATGCAAGGCATAGAGTAGTTGAAATTCCTGCATCTAATTTGAAAAAAGAGATTACAAAAATCTTGTTTGATCAGGGATATATTTTAAGCTATAAGTTTGAGGATAATGCCGTTCAAGGTACTATCAAAATAGCTTTGAAATATGATAAAATAACTAAAGAGCCTGTCATTAAGCATATTGAGAGAGCAAGCAGACCGGGTCTTAGAAAATATGCCGGAGCTGATAATCTTCCTCGTGTATTAAATGGCTTAGGAATTGCAATCATCTCAACTTCAAAAGGAGTGATGACTGGCAAAAAAGCTAAAGAGCTAAATGTTGGCGGGGAAGTAGTTTGTTATGTTTACTAA
- the rplX gene encoding 50S ribosomal protein L24, with product MKLKIKTGDTVRVIAGEHKGSEGKVLRVDREKNKAIVEGVNLVSKHTKPSAQNPQGGIVKKEAFIHISNLSLIDPKSGKTTRVGFEVRDGKKVRFSKKSNEVI from the coding sequence ATGAAGCTAAAAATTAAAACAGGAGACACAGTACGAGTAATTGCCGGAGAGCATAAAGGCTCAGAAGGTAAAGTGCTACGTGTTGATCGCGAGAAGAATAAGGCGATTGTAGAGGGAGTTAACTTAGTGTCTAAACACACAAAACCAAGTGCTCAAAATCCTCAAGGAGGAATCGTTAAAAAAGAAGCTTTTATTCACATTTCAAACCTTTCTTTAATTGATCCAAAATCAGGAAAAACAACCCGAGTAGGATTTGAAGTAAGAGACGGTAAGAAAGTGAGATTTTCTAAAAAATCTAATGAAGTAATATAG
- the rpsQ gene encoding 30S ribosomal protein S17, giving the protein MEKRNLRKERIGVVSSNKMEKTIVVSEVKRVKHPMYGKFVLRTKKYVAHDEKNECNIGDTVRIMETRPQSKTKCWRLVEIIERAK; this is encoded by the coding sequence ATGGAAAAAAGAAATTTAAGAAAAGAAAGAATAGGGGTTGTTAGTAGTAACAAAATGGAAAAAACCATCGTGGTTTCAGAAGTTAAGCGTGTAAAGCACCCTATGTATGGTAAATTCGTGTTGCGTACTAAGAAATATGTAGCACACGATGAAAAGAACGAATGCAACATTGGTGATACGGTTCGAATTATGGAAACTCGTCCACAAAGTAAAACTAAATGTTGGAGATTAGTTGAAATCATTGAAAGAGCGAAGTAA
- the rplN gene encoding 50S ribosomal protein L14, whose protein sequence is MVQQESRLKVADNTGAKEVLTIRVLGGTKRRYASVGDKIVVTVKEATPNGNVKKGQVSTAVVVRTKKEVRRADGSYIRFDENACVLLNAAGEMRGTRVFGPVARELRDKQFMKIVSLAPEVL, encoded by the coding sequence ATGGTACAACAAGAGTCAAGATTAAAAGTAGCCGATAATACAGGAGCAAAAGAAGTATTGACAATCCGTGTTTTAGGAGGAACAAAACGTCGTTACGCTTCTGTAGGTGATAAAATTGTAGTTACCGTTAAAGAGGCAACTCCGAACGGAAACGTGAAAAAAGGGCAAGTTTCTACTGCTGTGGTAGTAAGAACTAAAAAAGAAGTACGTCGTGCTGATGGCTCTTACATCCGTTTCGATGAAAATGCTTGCGTTCTTTTGAATGCAGCTGGTGAGATGAGAGGGACACGTGTTTTTGGTCCTGTTGCGAGAGAACTTCGTGATAAACAATTTATGAAAATTGTGTCATTGGCACCTGAAGTGCTTTAA
- the rplE gene encoding 50S ribosomal protein L5: protein MAYVPRLKQEYKERVIAALKEEFGYKNVMQVPKLEKIVVSRGVGSAVADKKQIDYAVEELTKITGQKAVATVSKKDVASFKLRKGMAIGAKVTLRGERMYEFLDRLITTALPRVRDFQGIKADGFDGRGNYNLGVTEQIIFPEIDIDKINKIAGMDITFVTSAATDKEAKSLLSELGLPFKKN from the coding sequence ATGGCTTACGTACCTAGACTAAAACAAGAATACAAAGAGCGTGTAATAGCGGCTCTGAAAGAAGAATTTGGCTATAAAAATGTAATGCAGGTTCCTAAACTTGAGAAAATAGTTGTGAGCCGTGGTGTTGGTTCGGCAGTTGCAGACAAAAAACAAATAGATTATGCAGTTGAGGAATTGACCAAAATTACAGGACAGAAAGCAGTTGCTACGGTTTCTAAAAAGGACGTAGCTTCTTTCAAACTTCGTAAAGGAATGGCAATCGGTGCTAAGGTTACCTTGAGAGGCGAAAGAATGTACGAATTCTTAGACAGATTGATAACAACGGCTCTTCCGCGAGTAAGAGATTTTCAAGGAATCAAAGCCGATGGTTTCGATGGTAGAGGAAACTACAACTTAGGTGTTACAGAACAGATTATTTTCCCTGAAATTGATATTGATAAAATCAATAAAATTGCGGGAATGGATATAACTTTCGTTACATCTGCTGCAACTGATAAAGAAGCCAAATCATTATTAAGCGAATTAGGATTACCTTTTAAAAAGAACTAA
- the rpsN gene encoding 30S ribosomal protein S14 → MAKESMKAREVKRQKLVAKYAAKRKALKEAGDYEALQKLPKNASPVRLHNRCKLTGRPKGYMRTFGISRVLFREMANKGLIPGVKKASW, encoded by the coding sequence ATGGCTAAAGAATCAATGAAAGCCCGTGAGGTTAAAAGACAAAAATTGGTAGCAAAATATGCCGCAAAACGTAAAGCATTGAAAGAGGCTGGCGATTATGAGGCTCTTCAAAAACTACCTAAAAACGCATCTCCAGTTCGTTTGCACAATCGTTGTAAATTAACAGGTCGTCCAAAAGGATATATGCGTACATTTGGAATTTCACGTGTTTTATTCCGTGAAATGGCAAATAAAGGATTAATTCCGGGCGTGAAAAAAGCAAGTTGGTAA